A single window of Eucalyptus grandis isolate ANBG69807.140 chromosome 1, ASM1654582v1, whole genome shotgun sequence DNA harbors:
- the LOC104445274 gene encoding TMV resistance protein N isoform X3, whose product MVFGRALENHGVQGAKRPDDLMVFPVFYKVEPREVRWGRESYGRAMAKHESKFGKDSEKVKRWKRALLDAGNLSGWDFNDRDERDEAELIQSIVKELSICLRPRSLDVAKYWVGIESQVQKLISLSESAGSDVLIIGIWGPGGIGKTTIAKALYNAIQTQFWGSSFLAQVREKSNQSSGLVCFQDQLLFEILRHKELIYDVDGGISLIQERLCCKKVLLVLDDVDDMDQLNALAGKGDWFGEGSRIIVTSRDRHLLTSHDKNYVYEVKTLEDNEGRDLFGQHAFTNSNKVEIRRDLIDGALHYAGGLPLALEVSGSFLRGRKEPEWESTLHKLSKIPESKINRVLKISFDGLDENEREIFLDIACFFKGKSIKDIQEVLNNCDFDTTIGVEILIERSLIKNENGSLQMHDLVQLMGMHIVKQECRDDPGKRSRLWLLEDVDDVFCYNTGTDAVKAIVLDLPLPEAIIISPDAFTNMKKLRILILVGVHISSQAQIRLPNELRWLEWPNAPNLEFVSSPNKLVTLNVPLSHIRQLGGNSQNLRKLKSINFSGCKSLVSIPGLSSAPNMEELTLCGCESLVEVHPSVGDLVKLKVLSLPWCSNLRNFPNMLKTKSLQTLKLYGCSKLEKFPDIDGKMEHLRELNLRGTAIKELPASIENLVSVQSMTLAFCKNLMRLPSHIYKLKNLKTFDLGGCSNLITFPKNMEDSTDHDGYLGFQRLRYLYLNGCNLSEVEFLENFSSFPAFEILRLQYNKFAHMPTCINRYYHLCSLNVRGCEELQEIPQLPPNIDYLFADCCKSLQKLPDLWGQPSHTSFVGLASCGELFRKGVNMDDVANVSLLKNLPKISWVDIILIGREMPKWILPCEEHSIFFMVPRDLYDKLKGLALCIVLSLEEGKVVDVLCDFTVLVNGKSVKVRRKYFSSMESDHVWLYYCSRDGLLGVEKLLRNDWSHFQVCVRVKKGSIKKCGFRLICEQKEDDLRVVFPAPSADRNKVKFFGEDS is encoded by the exons AGATGAAAGAGATGAAGCGGAGCTCATACAATCCATCGTCAAGGAATTATCAATTTGTCTCAGACCAAGATCCTTAGATGTCGCTAAGTATTGGGTCGGTATAGAATCCCAAGTTCAAAAACTGATAAGTTTGTCAGAGTCAGCTGGTAGTGATGTTTTGATAATAGGTATATGGGGACCTGGTGGCATAGGGAAGACAACGATTGCTAAGGCCCTATATAATGCTATTCAGACGCAATTTTGGGGTTCTAGTTTTTTGGCGCAAGTTAGagaaaaatcgaaccaaagCAGTGGTCTTGTTTGTTTTCAAGACCAACTTCTATTTGAGATCTTACGTCATAAAGAATTAATCTATGATGTCGATGGAGGAATTAGTTTGATACAGGAAAGACTATGTTGCAAGAAGGTTCTCCTAGTTCtcgatgatgttgatgatatggATCAACTGAATGCCTTAGCTGGAAAAGGTGATTGGTTTGGCGAAGGGAGTAGAATCATTGTTACATCAAGAGATAGACATTTATTAACTTCTCATGACAAAAATTATGTGTATGAAGTTAAAACTTTGGAAGACAATGAAGGACGAGACCTTTTTGGTCAGCATGCCTTTACAAACAGCAATAAAGTAGAAATAAGAAGGGATCTCATTGATGGAGCACTGCATTATGCCGGTGGCCTTCCATTAGCCCTGGAAGTGTCGGGCTCATTCCTACGTGGAAGAAAGGAACCCGAATGGGAAAGTACGTTGCATAAACTCTCTAAAATTCCTGAATCAAAAATCAATCGAGTTCTCAAGATAAGCTTCGATGGATTGGACGAGAATGAGAGGGAGATTTTCCTtgatattgcttgtttctttaagGGGAAAAGTATAAAGGACATCCAGGAAGTTCTTAACAACTGTGATTTCGACACAACCATAGGAGTAGAAATTCTCATCGAGAGATCCTTGATAAAAAATGAGAATGGTTCCttgcaaatgcatgatttggTTCAGTTGATGGGTATGCATATTGTTAAACAAGAATGTCGCGATGATCCTGGGAAACGCAGCAGATTATGGCTTTTGGAAGATGTTGATGACGTTTTTTGTTATAATACG GGAACGGATGCAGTAAAGGCCATAGTATTGGATTTGCCCCTACCAGAAGCGATAATCATCAGTCCTGATGCTTTCACAAATATGAAAAAGTTGAGAATACTCATTTTGGTTGGAGTGCATATCTCTTCACAAGCTCAAATACGTCTCCCTAATGAGCTAAGATGGCTTGAATGGCCCAATGCCCCGAATCTAGAATTTGTCTCTAGTCCAAATAAACTCGTGACACTCAATGTCCCGTTAAGTCATATCAGACAATTAGGGGGCAACTCTCAG AATCTTAGAAAGCTGAAGTCCATCAATTTTAGTGGATGCAAGTCCCTGGTTAGTATTCCCGGTCTGTCATCGGCTCCAAATATGGAGGAATTGACTCTTTGTGGGTGTGAGAGCTTGGTGGAGGTTCACCCATCCGTCGGAGATCTTGTCAAGCTGAAAGTTTTGTCGCTACCATGGTGCTCTAATCTTAGAAATTTTCCTAACATGCTGAAGACTAAGTCTCTTCAAACCCTTAAGCTCTATGGTTGCTCTAAACTTGAGAAGTTCCCAGATATAGATGGAAAGATGGAACATCTGAGAGAACTTAATCTACGTGGGACAGCTATTAAAGAACTCCCTGCAtcaattgaaaatcttgtctctGTGCAGTCGATGACTTTAGCATTTTGCAAAAACCTCATGAGGCTTCCGTCACACATTTATAAGTTGAAAAATCTCAAGACCTTTGATCTTGGGGGCTGCTCAAATTTAATTACGTTTCCAAAAAACATGGAGGATTCAACTGATCATGATGGCTATCTGGGATTCCAAAGACTACGCTACCTATACCTTAATGGCTGCAATCTATCAGAAGTAGAGTTCCTTGAGAATTTTTCCAGTTTTCCCGCATTTGAGATTCTACGCCTTCAATATAACAAGTTTGCTCATATGCCGACATGCATCAACAGGTACTATCATTTGTGCTCATTGAATGTTAGGGGATGCGAGGAACTACAAGAGATTCCTCAGCTTCCACCAAATATAGATTATCTATTTGCAGATTGTTGCAAATCTCTGCAAAAACTCCCAGATTTGTGGGGTCAGCCCTCCCACACCTCGTTTGTTGGCTTGGCTTCATGTGGTGAATTATTCCGCAAAGGGGTCAATATGGATGATGTGGCTAATGTGTCATTActcaag AATCTGCCAAAAATAAGCTGGGTCGACATTATCCTaattggaagagagatgccTAAATGGATTCTCCCTTGTGAAGAGCATTCCATATTTTTCATGGTTCCACGGGACTTGTATGACAAGCTCAAAGGACTAGCACTCTGTATAGTTCTTAGCCTGGAGGAAGGAAAAGTGGTCGATGTTTTATGTGATTTCACAGTACTTGTTAATGGCAAAAGCGTGAAGGTCCGcaggaaatatttttcttcaatggAATCTGACCATGTGTGGCTTTATTATTGTTCACGCGATGGTCTGCTTGGAGTGGAGAAGCTTCTGCGAAATGATTGGAGCCATTTCCAAGTTTGCGTCAGAGTAAAAAAGGGAAGCATAAAGAAGTGTGGATTTCGTCTAATATGTGAGCAAAAGGAGGATGATCTAAGGGTGGTGTTCCCAGCACCATCAGCTGATAGAAACAAAGTGAAGTTTTTTGGGGAAGACTCATAA
- the LOC120295420 gene encoding uncharacterized protein LOC120295420 produces the protein MHHAYITPSQTHHGHGPATPKSPSAAAAAATTASSAFTVICVLHSLIALFCGSLMMFHARAIYSLGHGTNATERLLRSTPQDRLLIWTSDSFTSLLLLAIGVLLLMVSNIKDREFQDFFAKGCMVLHVFVAVWRVSFE, from the coding sequence ATGCACCACGCCTACATCACCCCCTCCCAAACCCACCACGGCCACGGCCCGGCCACCCCCAAGTCCCCctccgcggcggcggcggctgcgacGACGGCATCATCAGCGTTCACGGTGATCTGCGTGCTCCACTCCCTGATCGCGCTCTTCTGCGGCTCCCTCATGATGTTCCACGCCCGGGCCATCTACTCCCTCGGCCACGGCACCAACGCCACCGAGCGCCTCCTCAGGTCCACCCCGCAGGACCGCCTGCTGATCTGGACCTCCGACTCCTTCACCAGCCTGCTGCTCCTCGCCATCGGCGTCCTCCTCCTCATGGTGTCCAACATCAAGGACCGGGAGTTCCAGGACTTCTTCGCTAAGGGCTGCATGGTGCTGCACGTGTTCGTGGCGGTGTGGAGGGTGTCGTTCGAGTGA